The following proteins come from a genomic window of Streptomyces sp. NBC_01716:
- a CDS encoding DUF1998 domain-containing protein — protein MSGGGYFRRVGAVRPSHLMFTGGVGALVDLPNFSVMVKGLDHWSYAGVPDPVIEEPRLRGAVNRALRRYGPNQVGELRAAPWIPGTDTDPKGNAARIGVPVTPFPQWLRCTACNELASLGSGKWGFENNNARRPDEARFYHENCHRKKRGRKPLAVAARFALACTKGHLDEFPYTEFVHEGRACPDTTYPTLRMRDNGGNLAANVSLECLVCKKAKRNIRAAMGDKGRENLPFCRGRHPQFDGVYDTCGERPYLLVVGASNQWFPVTLSALALPDTGTDSLRKLVEERWPDLKDLEDEAEIAMFAKKSKHHRYLRDYEPGQVWQAMSAFRAALSGDAGETEQPPGPPDLLTPEWQVLSAAKTADPTEDFALVDASLSGPLSTVFSQVRQAERLREVRALIGFTRLDAPDPEDPGLVTRVDLGRRERGWVPASEVRGEGLFLRVDDHLIEQWEQRVASSEALAAHAAAFGRFREHRRSDRIEDGSDLMQGWPGSRYIALHTLSHLLIRTIAMECGYNSASLAERIYSGDAEERRTGILIYTAVPDSEGTLGGLVSLADQDPSTGENRLTRIVRTALYKAGRCSSDPLCGERLPKAPEDFLHGAACHACLFVSETTCERGNRFLDRRFITPLAGDAEPLALIPDFG, from the coding sequence ATGAGCGGCGGCGGATATTTCAGGCGGGTGGGGGCGGTACGGCCGAGCCACCTCATGTTCACCGGCGGCGTCGGCGCCCTCGTCGACCTGCCTAACTTCTCCGTCATGGTCAAGGGCCTCGACCACTGGAGTTACGCCGGTGTGCCTGATCCGGTAATCGAGGAGCCCCGGCTCCGCGGGGCCGTCAACCGGGCTCTGCGACGCTACGGCCCCAACCAGGTGGGCGAACTGCGCGCCGCCCCGTGGATCCCCGGCACGGACACCGATCCGAAGGGGAACGCGGCACGGATCGGCGTGCCCGTAACCCCCTTTCCGCAGTGGCTGCGCTGCACGGCGTGCAATGAGCTGGCCTCCCTGGGCTCGGGCAAGTGGGGGTTCGAGAACAACAACGCCCGCCGCCCTGACGAGGCGCGGTTCTACCACGAGAACTGCCACCGGAAGAAGAGGGGCCGCAAGCCCCTCGCCGTGGCCGCCCGCTTCGCGCTCGCCTGCACCAAGGGCCACCTCGACGAGTTCCCGTACACGGAGTTCGTGCACGAGGGCCGCGCCTGCCCCGACACGACGTACCCGACACTGCGGATGCGCGACAACGGCGGCAACCTCGCGGCCAACGTCTCCCTCGAGTGTCTCGTGTGCAAGAAGGCCAAGCGCAACATCCGGGCTGCGATGGGCGACAAGGGTCGCGAGAACCTGCCTTTCTGCCGCGGTCGGCACCCGCAGTTCGACGGCGTCTACGACACCTGCGGCGAGCGGCCCTACCTGCTGGTCGTGGGCGCGTCCAACCAGTGGTTCCCCGTGACGCTCAGCGCGCTGGCACTGCCCGACACAGGAACCGACTCCCTGCGCAAGCTCGTCGAGGAACGCTGGCCGGACCTGAAGGACCTCGAGGATGAGGCGGAGATCGCCATGTTCGCCAAGAAGTCGAAGCACCACCGCTACCTTCGCGACTATGAGCCCGGACAGGTCTGGCAGGCCATGTCCGCCTTCCGTGCGGCCCTGTCGGGCGATGCGGGCGAGACCGAGCAGCCGCCAGGCCCTCCGGACCTACTGACTCCCGAGTGGCAGGTGCTGTCCGCGGCGAAGACCGCCGACCCGACTGAGGACTTCGCACTGGTGGACGCCTCGCTCAGCGGGCCCTTGTCCACCGTCTTCTCCCAGGTGCGGCAGGCGGAACGACTGCGCGAAGTGCGGGCACTCATCGGCTTCACCCGGCTCGACGCCCCCGATCCGGAGGACCCCGGCCTGGTCACCCGTGTGGACCTGGGGCGGCGCGAGCGCGGCTGGGTGCCGGCCAGCGAGGTGCGCGGCGAGGGGCTGTTCCTGCGGGTGGACGATCACCTGATCGAGCAGTGGGAGCAGCGGGTCGCGTCGAGCGAAGCCCTCGCCGCACACGCTGCGGCTTTCGGCCGGTTCCGTGAGCACCGCAGGTCGGACCGGATCGAGGACGGCTCCGACCTGATGCAGGGCTGGCCGGGCAGTCGCTACATCGCCCTGCACACGCTCTCCCATCTGCTCATCCGCACCATCGCGATGGAGTGCGGCTACAACTCGGCGAGCCTGGCCGAGCGGATCTACAGCGGTGACGCCGAGGAACGGCGAACCGGCATCCTCATCTACACGGCCGTCCCGGACTCGGAGGGCACACTCGGCGGGCTGGTCTCCCTCGCCGATCAGGACCCGAGCACCGGCGAGAACCGACTGACCAGGATTGTACGGACGGCGCTGTACAAGGCGGGGCGGTGCTCCTCGGACCCCCTGTGCGGCGAACGCCTTCCCAAGGCGCCGGAAGACTTTCTGCACGGCGCCGCCTGCCACGCTTGCCTGTTCGTGTCCGAGACCACGTGCGAGCGCGGCAACCGGTTCCTGGACCGGCGGTTCATCACCCCGCTGGCGGGCGACGCCGAACCGCTGGCCCTGATCCCGGACTTCGGGTGA
- a CDS encoding tyrosine-type recombinase/integrase: protein MTFSMTLDKFTEAQRADGYSANTIGARVRCIKAIARSAGVAAGQLKVEHVIAYFAARPLRPWSRRTYLNHLQAFGKWLGADLIEGIRKPAAPRATPHPLPENELKRLTAATRGTHKTWVLLGAFCGLRAHETAKLAREDLSTLDDGTAMLRVTGKGGRTDTIPVPPVVMKALDLTGSGRFWEGTRAESVSRTVAGIAAKIGIRMRYHQLRHRYGTMVYRSSGRDLLMTQRLMRHASPATTAGYAAVADDLVHVIVHGLPGADPGASRPKGRRTSSRQCLSCRQEARA, encoded by the coding sequence ATGACGTTCTCCATGACACTCGACAAGTTCACTGAGGCTCAGCGAGCGGACGGCTACTCGGCCAACACCATCGGAGCCCGGGTACGTTGCATCAAGGCCATAGCTCGCTCCGCCGGCGTAGCCGCAGGCCAGCTCAAGGTCGAGCATGTCATCGCGTACTTCGCCGCACGCCCCTTGCGTCCATGGTCGCGCAGAACCTATCTGAACCATCTCCAGGCGTTTGGAAAGTGGCTGGGAGCGGACCTCATAGAGGGCATACGTAAGCCCGCAGCACCTCGGGCAACACCTCATCCCCTCCCAGAAAATGAACTCAAGCGGCTCACCGCAGCCACACGTGGAACACACAAGACCTGGGTCCTGCTAGGGGCCTTCTGCGGCCTCCGCGCACACGAAACGGCCAAACTTGCCAGGGAAGACCTATCCACTCTCGATGACGGCACAGCGATGCTCCGCGTTACAGGCAAGGGTGGACGCACGGACACCATCCCTGTGCCACCGGTCGTCATGAAGGCACTCGACCTGACGGGAAGCGGCAGATTCTGGGAAGGGACGCGTGCCGAATCCGTCTCCCGAACTGTCGCCGGGATCGCTGCAAAGATCGGCATCCGCATGCGCTACCACCAGCTGAGACACCGATACGGAACGATGGTTTACCGCTCTTCCGGCAGAGACCTTCTCATGACGCAACGCTTGATGCGCCACGCGTCTCCAGCGACCACCGCTGGGTACGCGGCCGTCGCGGACGATCTTGTTCACGTGATCGTGCATGGTCTCCCAGGAGCTGACCCGGGCGCATCACGGCCAAAGGGGCGGAGAACAAGCTCGCGCCAATGCCTGTCGTGCCGCCAGGAAGCTCGAGCTTGA
- the drmA gene encoding DISARM system helicase DrmA: MPSSPQNAPAPEPGVPHPVDEVPQTFRSGSSYDVREELGDLISRDLLGPWGDETEALAPHSAGPRDRYLVGLLGPRPAPTDAPVKVAAGQAETVVSAEGDGRDPELADRLTPQAAGRLWASSMGLSFLVPADVGILSVVASWGRYRESDSKADDGRAVRAWSREPVRYPVDIHVDSPGTVRKVLEGVDDTDPNLPCIRLDVHVRERPGTVDGADNLRFVDVSLINALEESRELRDGQWLFQTKLEVTSFDGQSSVFLPIDDPLSDEPGHILENPEEQHLRLLYRQELKHAHGRNVAVHASVLPKWRRAVKLETTWLPVKDVPATVAPNTARQPLLAGLEVSMDKLAELAVWERRDELLKALQPLADGYDGWLQQQAAKAESLSGELRTTALRAVDEARDACGRIALGIELLHTNKDALRAFRFANRAMAMQRRAAATAALRAEGGEKPPTYTAAYAEVDGRGPVAASWYPFQLAFVLLNLCSLTDPAHKERRADSTATVDLLFFPTGGGKTEAYLGLTAYTFAIRRLQKVVGEGEDAREGRDGVAVLMRYTLRLLTAQQFQRASALVCATEVLRREDEEVWGRRPFRIGLWVGAGVSPNWYGDAAQQIAEANESASGRHANVLQVLSCPWCGEELRAWRDVAPDDVRRRVIVYCPRGEDAEPCPFSRMRARDEGLPILTVDEEIYRLVPSLLIATVDKLAQLPWRGYAGMLFGRVSAYCERHGYRHDDLDEEIGCGSRHNAKDRHKAVTSRPMPRRLRPPDLIIQDELHLISGALGTTVGLFESAVDQLCTWRAKDSHGQLRDTGPKIVASTATTRNARAQVLGVFARDLAIFPPQVVDVSDTFFSQQVDVTRDNPGRRYYGVCAHGVRMKAAEIRVAEILLLAGQHMFDLYGAPADPYMTVVGYFNATKELAGMRRVLDDDVPSRLRANGSRRGIANRLLRDTDMLNLQELTSRISSAEISATLKRLEIGFNPEHDTSERKKAIVNELRDAGRARQPRVLPAPLHRRPVDHVLATSMLQVGVDVSRFGLMVVTGQPKNTAEYIQASSRVGRQAKRPGIVITLYNWARPRDLAHFEDFEHYHATFYRQIEALSVTPFTRRALDRGTTATYVSAVRQACDEFSDNVDAEGVDLDDPRVRDVERRLLARAEAVDGDRARGYLAERIDALRDAWTAKKGEQGRLGYRGQTRQKQTVLGLLRNADGSGWDVLTVPQSMRETENEINMLLSADTVLSALAGNAWEFGPPAENGDAPDTASGDELGELPDGNGDDNGTARGRRS; the protein is encoded by the coding sequence ATGCCGTCGTCACCACAGAACGCCCCCGCTCCAGAGCCCGGCGTTCCCCATCCTGTGGACGAGGTCCCGCAGACATTCCGATCCGGGTCGTCCTACGACGTCCGGGAGGAACTCGGCGATCTGATCTCACGGGATCTGCTGGGGCCGTGGGGGGACGAGACCGAGGCACTCGCGCCGCACAGCGCGGGACCCCGTGACCGCTACCTCGTCGGGCTTCTTGGGCCCCGACCCGCACCGACCGATGCGCCCGTGAAGGTCGCGGCGGGCCAGGCGGAGACCGTGGTCAGCGCTGAGGGGGACGGACGGGACCCGGAGCTCGCGGACCGGCTCACCCCGCAGGCGGCCGGGCGGCTGTGGGCGTCGTCCATGGGGCTGAGCTTCCTGGTGCCGGCCGATGTGGGCATTCTCAGCGTCGTCGCGTCCTGGGGCCGATACCGGGAGAGCGACAGTAAGGCCGACGACGGCCGGGCGGTGCGCGCGTGGTCGCGCGAGCCCGTCCGGTACCCGGTGGACATTCACGTCGACTCGCCGGGCACCGTCCGCAAGGTTCTTGAGGGTGTCGACGACACCGACCCGAACCTCCCCTGCATCCGGCTCGACGTACACGTACGGGAGCGCCCCGGCACCGTCGACGGCGCGGACAACCTCCGCTTCGTCGACGTATCGCTGATCAACGCGCTGGAGGAGTCCCGTGAACTGCGGGACGGGCAGTGGCTGTTCCAGACGAAGTTGGAAGTCACCTCCTTCGACGGGCAGTCCAGCGTCTTCTTGCCGATCGACGACCCGTTGTCCGACGAGCCCGGCCACATCCTCGAGAACCCCGAGGAACAGCATCTCCGGCTGCTGTACCGGCAGGAGTTGAAGCACGCTCACGGGCGGAACGTCGCCGTGCACGCGAGCGTCCTGCCCAAGTGGCGCCGTGCGGTCAAGTTGGAGACGACCTGGCTGCCGGTGAAGGACGTACCGGCGACGGTTGCGCCAAACACGGCGCGGCAGCCGCTGCTCGCCGGTCTTGAGGTGAGCATGGACAAGCTCGCCGAACTGGCCGTATGGGAGCGGCGCGACGAACTGCTGAAGGCCCTGCAGCCGCTGGCCGACGGCTACGACGGCTGGCTGCAACAGCAGGCCGCCAAGGCGGAGTCGCTGTCGGGCGAGCTGCGGACCACCGCGCTGCGGGCGGTCGACGAGGCCCGCGACGCGTGCGGCCGGATCGCCCTCGGTATCGAGCTGCTGCACACCAACAAGGACGCACTGCGGGCGTTCCGCTTCGCCAACCGGGCAATGGCCATGCAGCGCCGGGCCGCGGCGACGGCCGCACTGCGGGCTGAGGGCGGTGAGAAGCCGCCCACGTACACGGCGGCCTACGCCGAGGTCGACGGACGCGGCCCCGTGGCCGCGAGCTGGTACCCCTTCCAGCTGGCGTTCGTGCTGCTCAACCTCTGCTCGCTCACCGACCCCGCACACAAGGAGCGCAGGGCCGACAGCACCGCCACGGTCGACCTACTGTTCTTCCCGACCGGTGGCGGCAAGACGGAGGCGTATCTCGGTCTCACGGCCTACACGTTCGCCATCCGACGGCTGCAGAAGGTCGTCGGGGAGGGCGAGGACGCCCGCGAGGGGCGGGACGGCGTCGCTGTACTGATGCGGTACACCCTGCGGCTGCTGACGGCGCAGCAGTTCCAGCGGGCCTCCGCCCTCGTGTGCGCGACGGAGGTGCTCCGCAGGGAGGACGAGGAGGTCTGGGGCCGCAGGCCGTTCCGTATCGGGCTGTGGGTCGGTGCCGGTGTCTCGCCGAACTGGTACGGGGACGCGGCGCAGCAGATCGCCGAGGCCAACGAGTCCGCCTCGGGGCGGCATGCGAACGTCTTGCAGGTGTTGTCCTGCCCGTGGTGCGGCGAGGAGCTGCGCGCGTGGCGGGACGTGGCACCGGACGACGTACGGCGGCGCGTCATTGTGTACTGCCCGCGCGGGGAGGACGCGGAACCCTGCCCGTTCTCCCGGATGCGGGCGCGGGACGAGGGGCTGCCGATCCTCACGGTCGACGAGGAGATCTACCGGCTGGTGCCGAGCCTGCTGATCGCGACCGTGGACAAGCTCGCCCAGCTGCCGTGGCGCGGCTATGCGGGAATGTTGTTCGGGCGCGTGAGCGCCTACTGCGAGCGGCACGGCTACCGCCACGACGACCTCGACGAGGAGATCGGCTGCGGGTCCCGGCACAACGCCAAGGACCGGCACAAGGCCGTGACCAGCCGGCCGATGCCACGGCGGCTGCGGCCTCCGGACCTCATCATCCAGGACGAGCTACACCTGATCTCCGGGGCGCTGGGCACGACGGTGGGGCTGTTCGAGTCGGCCGTCGACCAGCTGTGCACCTGGCGGGCGAAGGACTCCCACGGGCAGCTCCGGGACACCGGGCCGAAGATCGTCGCGTCGACGGCCACCACCCGCAACGCCCGTGCGCAGGTGCTGGGCGTGTTCGCCCGGGACCTGGCGATCTTCCCGCCGCAGGTGGTCGATGTCAGCGACACCTTCTTCTCCCAGCAGGTCGACGTCACCCGGGACAACCCTGGGCGGCGCTACTACGGCGTCTGCGCGCACGGGGTGCGCATGAAGGCTGCCGAGATCCGTGTCGCGGAGATCCTCCTGCTCGCCGGACAGCACATGTTCGACCTCTACGGCGCTCCCGCCGATCCCTACATGACGGTGGTCGGATACTTCAACGCGACCAAGGAACTCGCCGGTATGCGGCGCGTCCTGGACGACGACGTACCGAGCCGGTTGCGGGCCAACGGAAGCCGCCGGGGCATCGCCAACCGGCTGCTGCGCGACACCGACATGCTCAACCTCCAGGAACTGACCTCCCGTATCTCTTCGGCGGAGATCAGCGCCACCCTCAAGCGGCTGGAGATCGGCTTCAACCCGGAGCACGACACATCGGAGCGCAAGAAGGCGATTGTCAACGAGCTCCGGGACGCCGGGAGGGCCCGTCAGCCCCGGGTCCTGCCCGCTCCGCTGCACCGCAGGCCGGTCGACCACGTACTGGCCACGTCGATGCTCCAGGTGGGCGTGGACGTCTCCCGATTCGGCCTGATGGTCGTCACCGGGCAGCCGAAGAACACCGCCGAGTACATCCAGGCGTCCTCCCGTGTCGGACGTCAGGCCAAGCGGCCGGGCATCGTAATCACGCTCTACAACTGGGCGCGGCCCCGGGACCTCGCCCACTTCGAGGACTTCGAGCACTACCACGCGACTTTCTACCGGCAAATCGAGGCGCTGTCGGTGACCCCGTTCACGCGGCGGGCGCTCGACCGGGGCACCACCGCCACGTATGTCTCCGCCGTGCGGCAGGCGTGTGACGAGTTCTCCGACAACGTGGACGCGGAGGGGGTGGACCTCGACGACCCGCGTGTGCGGGACGTCGAGCGGCGACTGCTGGCCCGTGCGGAGGCCGTGGACGGGGACCGGGCGCGCGGCTACCTCGCAGAGCGCATCGACGCTCTGCGTGACGCCTGGACGGCCAAGAAGGGTGAGCAGGGCCGGCTCGGCTACCGGGGCCAGACCCGGCAGAAGCAGACGGTGCTGGGCCTGCTGCGCAACGCGGACGGCAGCGGATGGGACGTGCTCACCGTCCCTCAGTCGATGCGCGAAACGGAGAACGAGATCAACATGCTGTTGTCCGCCGACACTGTGCTGTCCGCCCTGGCCGGCAACGCTTGGGAGTTCGGACCACCCGCCGAGAACGGCGACGCCCCGGACACGGCGAGCGGCGACGAACTCGGCGAGTTGCCGGATGGGAACGGCGACGACAACGGCACGGCCAGGGGGCGGCGGTCATGA